Proteins encoded together in one Meiothermus sp. QL-1 window:
- a CDS encoding FAD-binding protein — protein sequence MSTMVLRPTSPAEVQEAVRAHRRILPRGGGSKPALSTPHQGQTVLDMTGLTGVLEYDPGEYVFVARAGTRLAEVEALLAQHGQYLPFDPPFVAQGATLGGAVAAGLSGPLRQRYGGVRDFILGVQFVDGTGQLVRGGGKVVKNAAGFDLPKLMVGSLGRLGVLTEVAFKVFPFPKATATLQVDFPSLAEALEALYRLLGSVIELYALDLVPPDTLVLRLGGLPEALPARLRRLEEFLGRPAQPITGSLEAAYWKDQNDLNRLGEGCLVKVPLSPKRIPALEEALQGVPRRYLSGGQLLYLAWSGPLQALDGLLKRQGLPGLVLRGVVEKPLIGLNLEQAFARKVTAALDPEGRFQPYAAQN from the coding sequence ATGAGCACCATGGTCCTGCGCCCCACCAGCCCGGCCGAAGTCCAGGAGGCCGTCAGGGCTCACCGCCGCATCCTACCCCGGGGCGGCGGCAGCAAGCCCGCCCTTTCCACCCCTCACCAGGGCCAGACCGTGCTGGATATGACCGGCCTTACCGGGGTCCTGGAGTACGACCCCGGCGAGTACGTCTTCGTGGCCAGGGCCGGCACCCGGCTGGCCGAGGTGGAGGCCCTGCTGGCCCAGCACGGGCAGTACCTCCCCTTTGACCCGCCCTTCGTGGCCCAGGGGGCCACCCTGGGCGGCGCGGTGGCGGCAGGGCTCTCGGGCCCCCTGCGCCAACGGTACGGCGGGGTGCGCGACTTCATCCTGGGGGTGCAGTTCGTGGACGGGACGGGCCAGTTGGTGCGGGGCGGGGGCAAGGTGGTCAAAAACGCCGCCGGCTTCGACCTGCCCAAGCTGATGGTGGGCAGCCTGGGCCGGCTTGGGGTTCTGACCGAGGTGGCCTTCAAGGTCTTCCCCTTCCCCAAGGCCACCGCTACCCTGCAGGTGGACTTCCCCAGCCTGGCAGAGGCCTTGGAAGCCCTCTACCGCCTTCTGGGCTCGGTCATAGAGCTCTACGCTCTGGACCTCGTGCCCCCGGACACCCTGGTTCTGCGCCTGGGGGGCTTGCCCGAAGCCCTGCCGGCGCGGCTCAGGCGGCTGGAGGAGTTTTTAGGCCGGCCCGCCCAGCCGATAACGGGCAGCCTCGAGGCCGCGTACTGGAAGGACCAGAACGACCTCAACCGCCTGGGCGAGGGGTGTTTGGTCAAGGTACCCCTCAGCCCCAAACGCATTCCGGCCTTGGAAGAGGCCCTGCAGGGGGTCCCCCGGCGCTACCTGAGCGGGGGGCAGCTGCTCTATCTGGCCTGGAGCGGCCCTTTGCAGGCCTTAGATGGGCTGCTCAAACGCCAGGGTTTGCCTGGACTCGTTCTAAGGGGTGTTGTAGAGAAACCGCTCATCGGCCTAAACTTGGAGCAGGCTTTCGCCAGGAAAGTCACCGCCGCCCTCGATCCCGAAGGACGCTTCCAACCCTATGCAGCACAAAATTGA
- the glcF gene encoding glycolate oxidase subunit GlcF, protein MQHKIDTQSLGPQGEVMAQAIEACVHCGFCLPACPTYTVLGEEMDSPRGRIFLMKEVLEGNLRLEEAQPYIDKCLGCLGCVTACPSGVPYGELITTYRAYSEAKRHRPPLEKLFRLGLQATLPYPQRFRAAAALGRLARPLKPLLPSALRAPLELLPEQLPLPEPLPEVVPAEGERRARVAFLAGCAQQVLQPGFNRATLRVLALNGVEVVVPRDQACCGALALHTGERARALKLARTNLKAFAGDYDAIITNAAGCGSGLKEYPLLFHGEPEEEEARALAAKVKDIAVFLVELGLREVPPLPKPLKVAYHDACHLAHAQGVRAEPRQLLRSIPGVELVEIPEGELCCGSAGTYNLEQPQIAATLGERKARNILATGAEVVVTGNIGCFTQIQSHLKRLGHELPVLHTVELLERAYQNAPR, encoded by the coding sequence ATGCAGCACAAAATTGACACCCAATCCCTAGGCCCCCAGGGCGAGGTGATGGCCCAGGCCATCGAGGCCTGCGTCCACTGCGGCTTCTGCCTGCCGGCCTGCCCCACCTACACCGTCTTGGGCGAGGAGATGGACTCCCCCCGCGGCCGCATCTTCCTGATGAAGGAGGTGCTGGAGGGCAACCTGAGGCTGGAGGAGGCCCAGCCCTACATCGATAAGTGCCTGGGCTGCCTGGGCTGCGTCACCGCCTGCCCCAGCGGGGTGCCCTACGGCGAGCTCATCACCACCTACCGGGCCTACAGCGAGGCCAAACGCCACCGCCCCCCGCTAGAGAAGCTCTTCCGGTTGGGGCTGCAGGCAACCCTGCCCTACCCCCAGCGCTTCCGCGCCGCTGCGGCCTTAGGCCGGCTGGCCCGACCCCTGAAGCCGCTGCTGCCCTCTGCCCTGCGAGCCCCGCTGGAGCTTCTACCCGAACAACTACCCCTCCCCGAACCCCTACCCGAGGTGGTGCCCGCAGAAGGAGAGCGCCGGGCCCGGGTAGCCTTCCTGGCCGGTTGCGCCCAGCAGGTCCTGCAGCCGGGCTTCAACCGCGCCACCCTGCGGGTGCTGGCCCTAAACGGCGTCGAGGTGGTGGTCCCTAGGGACCAGGCCTGCTGTGGAGCGCTGGCGCTGCACACCGGCGAGCGGGCGCGGGCCCTGAAGCTTGCCCGCACCAACCTCAAAGCCTTCGCCGGCGATTACGACGCAATCATCACCAATGCCGCGGGCTGCGGTTCGGGCCTCAAAGAGTATCCCCTGCTGTTCCACGGCGAGCCTGAGGAAGAGGAGGCCAGGGCCCTGGCCGCCAAAGTCAAAGATATCGCGGTCTTCCTGGTAGAGCTGGGCCTGAGGGAGGTCCCCCCCCTGCCGAAACCCCTCAAGGTGGCCTACCACGACGCCTGTCATCTGGCCCATGCCCAGGGGGTGCGAGCCGAACCCCGTCAGCTTCTCAGAAGCATTCCTGGGGTGGAACTGGTGGAGATTCCCGAGGGTGAGCTCTGCTGCGGCTCGGCGGGCACGTACAACCTCGAGCAGCCCCAGATTGCCGCCACCCTGGGCGAGCGCAAAGCCCGCAACATTCTGGCCACGGGGGCCGAGGTGGTGGTCACGGGCAACATCGGCTGCTTTACCCAGATTCAAAGCCACCTCAAAAGGCTTGGGCACGAGCTTCCGGTGCTGCACACCGTGGAGCTGCTCGAGCGGGCCTACCAAAACGCCCCCCGATAA
- a CDS encoding glycerate kinase: MRQQLIESFYHALNSTHPARLTEPHLPQEAPALIIAVGKAAMGMLEAARQRFPQVPFIAVPKAEEGQTWPSLPNGRILPAGHPVPDERSVEAGGAILQAVAGLKPEELLLVLVSGGGSALIEAPWGVGLSTLQALNQALLRSGADIQEMNAVRKHLSALKGGRLAAATPARIQALYLSDVPGDDLSVVASGPTVPDPSTFADALSVLDKYGLDFPEVRAHLQRGLGGELPESPKPGDPLFGRVENRLVGSNLSLLRAAQRYWQQQGYRAVILSDRFQGEARELARFHAALVESIRQHKTPFEPPVVLLSGGEASVTVRGQGRGGRNQEFAGWLGYYLREREIWALAADSDGIDGNTEAAGAILTPQTWQRARHLGLDFRGYLENNDAHGLFTALGDLFITGATAHNLNDYRALVVEQSPA; the protein is encoded by the coding sequence ATGCGCCAGCAGCTTATCGAAAGCTTCTACCACGCCCTGAACAGCACCCACCCAGCCCGCCTCACCGAGCCCCACCTGCCCCAGGAGGCCCCGGCGCTCATCATAGCGGTGGGCAAGGCGGCCATGGGCATGCTGGAAGCGGCCCGGCAGCGCTTCCCCCAGGTCCCCTTCATCGCGGTGCCCAAGGCCGAGGAGGGGCAGACCTGGCCCAGCCTGCCCAACGGGCGCATCCTGCCCGCCGGCCATCCGGTACCGGACGAGCGCAGCGTAGAGGCCGGAGGGGCCATTCTGCAGGCGGTGGCAGGGCTCAAGCCAGAGGAGCTGCTGCTGGTCCTGGTCTCGGGCGGCGGGAGCGCGCTCATCGAAGCCCCCTGGGGGGTGGGGTTAAGCACCCTGCAGGCCCTGAACCAGGCCCTTTTGCGCTCGGGGGCCGACATCCAGGAGATGAACGCGGTGCGCAAGCACCTCTCGGCCCTCAAGGGCGGCCGGCTGGCGGCGGCCACCCCGGCGCGCATTCAGGCCCTTTATCTCTCCGACGTGCCGGGCGATGACCTCTCGGTCGTGGCCTCGGGGCCCACCGTGCCCGACCCCAGCACTTTTGCCGATGCCCTATCGGTGCTGGACAAATACGGCCTGGACTTTCCAGAGGTACGGGCCCACCTCCAGCGGGGCCTGGGGGGGGAGCTTCCCGAGTCGCCCAAGCCCGGCGACCCCCTCTTCGGCCGGGTGGAAAACCGCCTGGTGGGCAGCAACCTGAGCCTGCTCAGGGCTGCCCAGCGCTACTGGCAGCAGCAGGGCTACCGCGCGGTCATCCTCTCGGACCGCTTCCAGGGCGAAGCTCGCGAGCTGGCCCGCTTCCACGCCGCTTTGGTGGAGAGCATCAGACAGCACAAAACGCCCTTTGAACCCCCGGTGGTTCTGCTCTCGGGCGGCGAGGCTAGCGTAACGGTGCGGGGGCAGGGCCGCGGGGGGCGCAACCAGGAATTCGCAGGCTGGCTCGGCTACTACCTGCGCGAAAGGGAAATCTGGGCTCTGGCCGCCGACTCCGACGGCATCGACGGCAACACCGAGGCCGCCGGGGCCATCCTCACCCCCCAGACCTGGCAGCGAGCCCGCCATCTGGGGCTGGACTTCAGGGGCTACCTGGAAAACAACGACGCCCACGGACTTTTTACCGCGTTGGGGGATTTATTCATCACCGGAGCCACC